In one window of Romboutsia hominis DNA:
- a CDS encoding LytR/AlgR family response regulator transcription factor produces the protein MIKVLICDDDKAIRDDIENILKESGYVDYIKKVKNGIEAIEFIKSEKIDLLIIDIDMPYKNGIETAKEITSIDKDIHIIFVTGFSDYSLESFKVHPVDFIVKPFTRDKIIDSVNIAIDHINSHKLAKTNFIDDTLFVYKIRKQIHMLNFDDIVMFEKNSRAINLYTKDHDIIKFYENFDDLEKRIPPNFFKSHKSYIVNLKLIHKVIPTNRSSLEIRFINFQESATLSKTLEKDFLYRFYRTKRF, from the coding sequence ATGATAAAAGTTTTAATATGTGATGATGATAAAGCTATAAGAGATGATATAGAAAATATATTAAAAGAATCTGGATATGTAGATTATATAAAAAAAGTTAAAAATGGAATTGAGGCTATAGAGTTTATTAAATCTGAAAAAATAGATTTACTTATAATTGATATTGATATGCCTTATAAAAATGGAATTGAAACTGCTAAAGAAATAACTTCTATTGACAAAGATATTCATATAATTTTTGTTACTGGCTTTTCAGATTATAGCTTAGAAAGCTTTAAAGTTCATCCTGTTGATTTTATAGTCAAGCCATTTACTAGGGATAAAATAATTGATTCTGTAAATATAGCTATTGACCATATAAATTCTCATAAGTTAGCTAAAACAAATTTTATAGATGATACCTTATTTGTATATAAAATAAGAAAGCAAATACATATGCTAAATTTTGATGATATAGTTATGTTTGAAAAGAATTCTAGAGCTATAAACTTATATACTAAAGACCACGATATTATAAAATTTTATGAGAACTTTGATGATTTAGAAAAAAGAATACCTCCAAATTTTTTCAAATCACATAAAAGTTACATAGTTAATCTAAAATTAATTCATAAAGTTATTCCTACTAATAGGTCTTCTTTAGAAATAAGGTTTATTAATTTTCAAGAAAGTGCAACTCTAAGTAAAACCTTAGAAAAAGATTTTTTATACAGATTTTATAGAACTAAAAGATTTTAA
- a CDS encoding sensor histidine kinase, whose product MNNIYILPVYILLLFIGTSLLFNRYEFYRKLSLNKKSLLSFFVSFITFLLFNILYKHILFEVINDYFLRGIIKTSLSFVLIIICIYIGNKFIKLVDDNIIKEKNLNASNNKIEHKDNIIAKLRSQKHDYLKHLQVVYSLLNTGLTNDAKEYITNISNNFRSKTSRYGKVSYLDAIASLKYEECLMKNITFDVYIQDFIDNLIIEPNEMSSVLLNIIDNAIDSLSTISKDNKYIKLFVYEDEFQYVISIKNNGPKIYNTDAIFLEGYSTKDGTDRGYGLYLVKNILDKYGYYIFANSDDFLTEFTILIPKYN is encoded by the coding sequence ATGAATAATATTTATATCTTACCTGTATACATACTTCTTTTGTTTATAGGTACTAGCCTTTTATTTAATAGATATGAATTTTATAGGAAACTTTCTTTAAATAAAAAGTCTTTGTTATCATTTTTTGTATCATTTATAACATTTTTATTATTTAATATTTTATATAAACACATATTGTTTGAGGTTATAAATGATTATTTTTTAAGGGGCATTATTAAAACTTCATTATCTTTTGTTTTAATAATTATTTGTATATATATTGGAAATAAATTTATCAAGTTAGTAGATGATAATATTATTAAAGAAAAAAATCTAAATGCTTCAAATAATAAAATAGAGCATAAAGATAATATTATTGCAAAACTTCGAAGTCAAAAACATGATTATCTAAAGCATCTTCAAGTAGTATATTCTTTATTAAATACTGGGCTTACTAATGATGCTAAAGAATATATAACAAATATATCTAATAACTTTAGAAGTAAAACTTCAAGATATGGTAAAGTATCTTACCTTGATGCTATAGCTTCATTAAAATATGAAGAATGTCTTATGAAAAATATAACTTTTGATGTTTATATACAAGATTTTATAGACAATCTAATTATAGAGCCTAATGAAATGAGCTCTGTACTTCTTAATATAATAGATAATGCAATTGATTCATTATCTACAATATCTAAAGATAATAAATACATCAAACTATTTGTCTATGAAGATGAATTTCAATATGTTATATCTATAAAAAACAACGGCCCTAAAATATATAACACTGATGCAATATTTTTAGAAGGCTACTCTACTAAAGATGGTACAGATAGAGGTTATGGTCTTTATTTAGTAAAAAATATATTAGATAAATATGGGTATTATATATTTGCAAATAGTGATGATTTTTTAACAGAATTTACTATACTAATACCCAAATATAATTAA
- a CDS encoding ABC transporter permease, with the protein MKNDLEIVFKYIKSYKSRSLAIVLSVVLASALIVGVGTLSRSAQQADLDRLKRETGKYHAYFKDINKDQLKTVKNGRDIKDLGITSYYASSDVGEKLPINILYSDKNYLNSDTELLKGRFPKGNNEVVVEEWILNSMGLEPKLNQEITFKLYNKEKPETFKVVGILKDRYKDKSVGRCEMFLGLDENKLNNFTAHVEFNENSDISKNISNIIKEAKIDKEKQAGINSMLVDSARNNGRLDSESKNTSIVLSLFAGLVIYSIYTTSIYQRIREYGVLRAIGATNLKVFLLMLYELLILSVVSIPIGIILGIGGAQLFNKFAGNIEFEGPVKETPFVIPTQVILLSIVCILLVMFVISILTYIKIRRISPIEAIRRNFNKDKIKRSNFIISRLSKNISPTKNISLKNIFRNKKAFIMIMFSMSIGGIMIIKTDYSLTGSKERNENNYKKLYWQGDFMLSVNGSIDEENGLKDEDVKDIKNINGIDKVQTAKILNSRMPIKKDDILNMKFYESQSKGGYVGKVLNGLLIEDKENNGYLLKQKLKGYNDEMLDELNNHIVSGEINKEKMKKENLAVVYIPHAYEPYKDYKDYYDVGDSTYGKPIVDIKVGDTVKVKYPKGKIDTQKYWQGKDNYEYDEYEFKVGAIVDYPYADDSMYSGENGVDVIISDNQFKNITNLDNYDLVYATIKDGADHESINKQLGKIGSKVPGTTTIDMIKDKEDDAKMNEKFLIYNYGIVAVLFVISMFNIINNVSYNLTSRTSEFGMLRAVGISDKDFKNMIVYEGILYGLFSSAIVIVLGILLQIRMYKRLGFEIIGIEFAIDYKLYLLIIAVNIVIGLLATYLPARKIKETNIVDAINIIE; encoded by the coding sequence ATGAAAAATGATTTGGAGATAGTTTTTAAATATATAAAAAGCTACAAATCAAGGTCATTGGCTATAGTACTTAGTGTAGTACTTGCTAGTGCATTAATAGTAGGCGTTGGGACATTATCAAGAAGCGCACAACAAGCAGACTTGGATAGATTAAAAAGAGAAACTGGAAAGTATCATGCATATTTTAAAGATATAAACAAAGACCAACTTAAAACTGTTAAAAATGGAAGAGACATAAAAGATTTAGGCATAACATCTTATTATGCATCCAGTGATGTTGGTGAAAAACTACCTATAAATATACTTTATTCAGATAAAAATTATTTAAATAGTGATACTGAACTTTTAAAAGGAAGATTTCCAAAGGGAAATAATGAAGTAGTAGTAGAAGAGTGGATTTTAAATAGTATGGGGCTTGAGCCCAAACTAAATCAAGAAATAACTTTTAAATTATACAATAAAGAAAAACCTGAAACTTTTAAGGTAGTTGGAATACTTAAAGATAGGTATAAAGATAAAAGTGTTGGAAGATGTGAAATGTTTTTAGGTTTAGATGAAAATAAACTTAATAACTTTACAGCTCATGTAGAATTTAATGAAAATAGTGATATAAGTAAAAACATATCAAATATAATAAAAGAAGCTAAAATAGATAAAGAAAAACAAGCTGGGATAAACTCTATGCTTGTAGATTCTGCAAGAAATAATGGAAGATTAGATTCAGAAAGCAAAAATACATCTATAGTACTTAGTTTATTTGCAGGACTTGTAATATATAGTATATACACTACATCAATATATCAAAGAATAAGAGAGTATGGAGTATTAAGAGCAATAGGAGCTACTAATTTAAAAGTATTTTTACTTATGTTATATGAGCTTTTAATATTAAGTGTAGTATCAATTCCTATAGGCATAATACTTGGAATTGGTGGAGCACAATTATTTAATAAATTTGCAGGGAATATAGAGTTTGAAGGACCAGTAAAGGAAACACCATTTGTTATACCAACACAAGTTATTTTACTATCTATAGTATGCATACTTTTAGTAATGTTTGTTATAAGTATACTAACTTATATAAAAATAAGAAGAATATCACCAATTGAAGCTATAAGAAGAAATTTTAATAAAGATAAAATCAAAAGAAGTAATTTTATAATATCAAGACTAAGTAAGAATATATCACCTACTAAAAATATATCTTTAAAAAATATATTTAGAAATAAAAAAGCATTTATAATGATTATGTTTTCTATGAGTATAGGTGGGATAATGATTATAAAAACTGATTATAGCTTAACGGGAAGCAAGGAAAGAAATGAAAATAATTACAAAAAATTATATTGGCAAGGAGATTTTATGCTAAGTGTCAATGGAAGTATTGATGAAGAAAATGGTTTAAAAGATGAAGATGTAAAAGACATAAAAAATATAAATGGTATTGATAAAGTTCAAACTGCTAAAATATTAAATAGTAGAATGCCAATTAAAAAAGACGATATTTTAAATATGAAATTTTATGAAAGCCAATCTAAGGGTGGTTATGTTGGAAAAGTACTAAATGGACTTTTAATAGAAGATAAAGAAAACAATGGATACCTATTAAAACAAAAATTAAAAGGCTATAATGATGAAATGCTAGATGAATTAAATAATCACATAGTAAGTGGTGAGATAAATAAAGAAAAAATGAAAAAAGAAAATTTAGCAGTAGTATATATTCCACATGCTTATGAACCTTATAAAGATTACAAGGATTATTATGATGTAGGAGATAGTACTTATGGAAAACCAATAGTTGATATAAAAGTAGGGGATACTGTAAAAGTAAAATATCCAAAAGGTAAAATAGATACACAAAAATATTGGCAAGGTAAAGATAACTATGAATATGATGAATATGAATTTAAAGTAGGAGCAATAGTTGATTATCCTTATGCAGATGATAGTATGTATAGTGGAGAAAATGGAGTAGACGTTATAATTAGTGATAATCAATTTAAAAATATAACTAATTTAGATAATTATGATTTAGTATATGCAACAATAAAAGATGGAGCAGACCATGAATCTATAAATAAACAATTAGGTAAAATAGGTAGTAAAGTGCCAGGAACTACTACTATAGACATGATTAAAGATAAAGAAGATGATGCTAAGATGAATGAGAAATTCTTAATATATAACTATGGTATAGTTGCTGTTCTATTTGTAATAAGTATGTTTAATATAATAAACAACGTAAGTTATAACCTAACATCAAGAACTAGCGAATTTGGAATGTTAAGAGCAGTTGGAATAAGTGATAAAGATTTTAAAAACATGATAGTATACGAAGGAATACTTTATGGTTTATTCTCAAGTGCTATAGTAATAGTGTTAGGTATACTACTTCAAATCAGAATGTATAAAAGACTTGGATTTGAAATTATAGGCATAGAGTTTGCTATTGACTATAAACTTTATCTACTTATAATAGCAGTTAATATAGTAATAGGATTACTTGCTACATATTTACCAGCAAGAAAAATAAAAGAAACTAATATAGTAGATGCTATAAATATTATAGAATAG
- a CDS encoding ABC transporter ATP-binding protein, which yields MVILETINLGKIYGKKETTVHALNDANLKINKGEFVAIVGPSGSGKSTFLHLVGGLERPSSGTIKVDGKDICCLSDKELAKYRRQKVGFVFQQYNLIPVLNVAENIELPVKLDNRKVDKEYINDLMDLLGISDRKTHLPNQLSGGQQQRVAIARALSSKPSIILADEPTGNLDTKTTEEVMELLKTSIKKYNQTLIMITHNENIAKKADRIISIVDGNLSLSDKECI from the coding sequence ATGGTTATACTTGAAACTATTAATTTAGGTAAAATATATGGAAAAAAAGAAACAACTGTACATGCATTAAATGATGCTAATTTAAAGATAAACAAAGGGGAATTTGTTGCAATAGTAGGACCTAGTGGAAGCGGAAAAAGTACATTCCTACATTTAGTAGGAGGACTGGAAAGACCAAGTAGTGGAACTATAAAAGTAGATGGGAAAGATATATGTTGCTTAAGTGATAAGGAACTAGCAAAATATAGAAGACAAAAAGTTGGATTTGTATTTCAACAATACAATTTAATACCTGTACTTAACGTAGCTGAAAATATAGAATTGCCAGTAAAATTAGATAATAGAAAAGTTGATAAAGAATATATAAATGACTTAATGGATTTACTAGGAATTAGTGATAGAAAAACACATCTTCCTAATCAGTTATCAGGTGGACAACAACAGAGAGTAGCAATAGCTCGTGCACTATCATCAAAACCTAGTATAATACTTGCAGATGAACCAACAGGAAACTTAGATACTAAAACTACTGAGGAGGTTATGGAACTTCTTAAGACATCTATAAAAAAATATAATCAAACTCTTATAATGATAACTCATAATGAAAATATAGCTAAAAAAGCAGATAGAATAATATCTATAGTAGATGGTAATCTAAGTTTATCTGATAAAGAGTGTATATAA
- a CDS encoding TraX family protein, whose product MKLFSNFTLKIMAIIFMAMDHIYTYMNGALNNQVPIWFGYLGKLAAPIFFYLIVEGFYHTRSKSKYIQRLFSMAVLMIGVDIVFKIPNNIFLSLGFAVCMLSMIEYAKSSTDKFSILNWKILLAILFGIAGFFTEASLYGVGMVLIFYLLREKKVCMVLAYIVFSLLGLVTMIGPDFIDAAFLWDYQWMMVFAIIPILMYNGKLGISNKFIKWMFYWFYPVHLIVIVSLAKIISM is encoded by the coding sequence ATGAAATTATTTAGTAATTTTACATTAAAAATTATGGCTATTATATTTATGGCTATGGATCATATTTATACTTATATGAATGGAGCATTAAACAATCAAGTACCTATATGGTTTGGATATTTAGGAAAGTTAGCTGCACCGATATTTTTCTATTTAATAGTTGAAGGTTTTTATCATACAAGAAGTAAAAGCAAATATATACAAAGACTTTTCTCAATGGCTGTATTAATGATAGGGGTAGATATAGTGTTTAAGATACCAAATAATATATTTTTATCATTAGGATTTGCAGTTTGTATGTTAAGCATGATAGAATATGCAAAATCAAGTACGGATAAATTTAGTATTCTAAATTGGAAAATTTTATTAGCTATTTTATTTGGAATAGCAGGATTTTTTACAGAAGCATCTTTATATGGAGTAGGTATGGTATTAATATTCTACTTATTAAGAGAAAAAAAGGTTTGTATGGTCTTAGCTTACATTGTGTTTAGTTTACTTGGACTAGTAACTATGATTGGACCTGATTTTATAGATGCTGCATTTTTATGGGATTACCAATGGATGATGGTATTTGCAATAATTCCAATACTTATGTACAATGGAAAATTAGGAATATCTAATAAGTTTATAAAATGGATGTTTTATTGGTTCTATCCAGTTCACTTAATTGTAATAGTATCATTAGCAAAGATAATAAGCATGTAA
- a CDS encoding ABC transporter permease — translation MNMMKNALTNLKGHKLRVFITLVWIIIGITSVILVSSIGNGVKKEVLKSVSKVNPNKTQIYFEPTNSNMAGMTSFLSPFKLKDLEELSFLEGVEKIGPAKDDFAMNSMFYSEAYFDKKATYVDVSPLKDDTTLNPLYGRSFSYEDENRKVIIITLQNATDLFGTPEDALGKGISINGNIYEVIGVIDESSVVKKEKEKSNSFESMYYGDMDYLTSYMPKKALDVLMNQNMYPTDIYQLDLVVSNGYDLFETASRVTQKLHELHPDIEGTYQVHDPSEQTKALESMVNNINMFITVITAISMFVGGVGVMNIMYISVMERQREIGIRRAIGAKPRDIMLQFLTESVFITVLGGILGIIIGFIVVNYASSYLPFKAIVNINSLFYAFIATIVTGVIFGIVPAFKASRLDPIKAIYK, via the coding sequence ATGAATATGATGAAAAATGCATTAACTAATTTAAAAGGACATAAACTTAGAGTCTTTATAACTCTAGTTTGGATAATAATAGGTATTACCTCTGTAATACTTGTAAGTTCTATTGGTAATGGTGTTAAAAAAGAAGTTCTAAAATCAGTTAGCAAAGTTAATCCTAACAAAACTCAAATATACTTTGAACCTACTAACTCTAATATGGCAGGTATGACAAGCTTTTTATCTCCATTTAAACTTAAAGATTTAGAAGAGTTATCATTTTTAGAAGGTGTTGAAAAAATTGGACCTGCTAAAGATGATTTTGCTATGAATTCTATGTTTTATTCTGAAGCTTATTTTGATAAAAAAGCTACATATGTTGATGTTTCACCATTAAAAGATGATACTACTTTAAATCCTCTATATGGAAGAAGTTTTTCTTATGAAGACGAAAATAGAAAAGTTATTATAATAACTCTACAAAATGCAACTGATCTATTTGGAACTCCTGAAGATGCTTTAGGTAAAGGTATAAGTATAAATGGAAATATATATGAAGTAATAGGCGTTATAGACGAAAGTTCCGTTGTTAAAAAAGAAAAGGAAAAATCTAATTCTTTTGAATCTATGTATTATGGAGATATGGATTATCTAACTTCATATATGCCAAAAAAAGCTTTAGATGTGCTAATGAATCAAAATATGTATCCAACTGATATATACCAATTAGATTTAGTTGTATCTAATGGATATGATTTATTTGAAACAGCTTCTAGAGTAACACAAAAACTTCATGAACTTCATCCGGATATAGAAGGAACTTATCAAGTTCATGATCCTAGTGAACAAACTAAAGCACTTGAATCTATGGTAAATAATATAAATATGTTTATAACTGTAATCACTGCTATTTCTATGTTTGTTGGTGGTGTTGGGGTTATGAATATTATGTATATATCAGTAATGGAACGTCAAAGAGAAATCGGTATAAGACGTGCTATAGGAGCTAAACCTCGAGATATAATGTTACAGTTTTTAACAGAATCTGTATTTATAACAGTTTTAGGTGGTATACTTGGTATAATAATAGGATTTATAGTTGTAAACTATGCATCTAGTTACCTACCATTTAAAGCTATAGTTAATATAAATAGCTTATTCTATGCCTTTATTGCTACTATTGTAACAGGAGTTATTTTTGGTATAGTACCAGCTTTTAAAGCATCTAGATTAGATCCTATTAAAGCTATATATAAATAA
- a CDS encoding ABC transporter ATP-binding protein, with translation MSNVIRLENIEKYYKVGKDRLHVLKSLNLEIEEGEFVMIMGKSGSGKTTLLNSLGLLDKFDEGKYFFFDKDVTNLSENQKSDFRNKNIGFIFQQFNLIESLDIYQNVELPLLYSNHLNKAQRQEIILEKLDSVGLGDKAKSRPLQLSGGQQQRVAIARALVNNPSLIFADEPTGALDSETSNDIMNVLKKLNEEGKTIIMVTHDSDLIKYATKVIRLKDGVLSSEV, from the coding sequence TTGAGTAATGTAATTAGACTAGAAAATATAGAAAAATATTATAAAGTTGGAAAAGATAGACTTCATGTTCTAAAATCTCTAAATCTTGAAATAGAAGAAGGAGAATTTGTAATGATAATGGGTAAGTCAGGTAGTGGTAAAACTACCTTACTTAATTCCCTAGGTCTTTTAGATAAATTTGATGAGGGTAAGTATTTCTTTTTTGATAAAGATGTTACTAATCTTAGTGAAAATCAAAAATCTGACTTTAGAAATAAAAATATTGGATTTATATTCCAACAGTTTAATCTAATAGAGAGTTTAGATATTTATCAAAATGTAGAACTTCCATTACTTTATAGCAATCACTTAAATAAGGCTCAAAGACAAGAGATAATACTAGAAAAATTAGATTCAGTTGGTCTTGGTGATAAAGCAAAATCTAGACCTCTTCAATTGTCTGGTGGACAGCAACAAAGAGTAGCTATTGCTCGTGCACTTGTTAACAATCCATCATTAATATTTGCAGATGAACCAACAGGAGCACTTGATAGTGAAACTAGTAATGATATAATGAACGTTTTAAAAAAGTTAAATGAAGAAGGTAAAACTATAATAATGGTTACTCATGATAGTGATTTAATAAAATATGCCACTAAAGTCATAAGACTTAAAGATGGTGTATTATCATCGGAGGTATAA
- a CDS encoding efflux RND transporter periplasmic adaptor subunit, producing MSFLEKFKNKKVMIGVSAVVIIALGSGYFIYRNNKINNEVNELNAQIETYTIADSEKVFINGVIVPTQTKDFNPSTEGEISKLNVTNGKIVKQGDLLFTTKNQNILDEIDGLKAQVNELKKANTENDPTIKTEINKINAQISALDKKAYVNTYAPFAGKVYLNNNESENNNMQGQTSSFMTLISSTFYMQGQVSEQDLVKLQMDDPVDVLVFSNNKNLSGRISFISDRPTTNTNEMNMGNQGNMSYYDVNVSFENQEGLVNGFHVQGSVKVNNSLVKVPTTAILENKEDGTAYVFKDLDGILKKQIVEIHDKNEEFSVISSGLEPNDIVIRYISPEMKEGDPVNTDNAGANNTPSNVDDSTETTTEGAEN from the coding sequence ATGTCTTTTTTAGAGAAATTTAAAAACAAAAAAGTTATGATTGGGGTAAGTGCAGTAGTAATAATAGCACTTGGAAGCGGTTATTTTATTTATAGGAATAATAAAATAAATAATGAAGTAAATGAGTTAAATGCTCAAATAGAAACTTACACTATAGCAGATAGTGAAAAGGTATTTATAAATGGGGTTATAGTACCTACTCAAACAAAAGACTTTAATCCTTCTACTGAGGGTGAAATAAGTAAGTTAAATGTTACAAATGGTAAGATTGTAAAACAAGGGGATTTATTATTTACAACTAAAAATCAAAATATACTAGATGAAATAGATGGTCTTAAAGCTCAAGTTAATGAACTTAAAAAAGCAAATACAGAAAATGACCCTACTATAAAAACAGAAATAAACAAAATAAATGCACAAATATCAGCACTAGATAAAAAAGCTTATGTAAATACTTATGCACCTTTTGCTGGTAAAGTTTATCTAAATAATAATGAATCTGAAAATAATAATATGCAAGGTCAAACTTCATCATTTATGACACTTATAAGTTCAACATTTTATATGCAAGGTCAAGTAAGTGAACAAGATTTAGTCAAACTTCAAATGGATGATCCTGTAGATGTATTAGTATTTTCAAATAACAAAAATTTAAGTGGTAGAATTAGCTTTATATCAGATAGACCAACTACTAATACTAATGAAATGAATATGGGCAATCAAGGAAATATGTCTTACTATGATGTTAATGTATCTTTTGAAAATCAAGAAGGTTTAGTTAATGGATTCCATGTTCAAGGTTCTGTAAAAGTTAATAATTCATTAGTTAAGGTACCAACAACTGCAATATTAGAAAATAAAGAAGACGGTACAGCTTATGTATTTAAAGATTTGGATGGAATACTAAAAAAACAAATAGTCGAAATACATGACAAAAATGAAGAATTTAGTGTAATCAGTTCTGGTCTTGAACCAAATGATATAGTTATTAGATATATATCACCTGAAATGAAAGAAGGCGACCCAGTAAACACAGATAATGCAGGTGCTAATAATACACCTTCAAATGTAGATGATTCTACTGAAACTACTACTGAAGGAGCTGAGAATTAA
- a CDS encoding [FeFe] hydrogenase, group A yields the protein MKHLFTEKVVPVELDNPAIQIDYDKCIKCGLCKRTCDNDIAVAGRFNLEETGDVAICIHCGQCAVACPVGAITQVEDYQKVKEAINDPEKIVIFNTAPAVRVALGEEFGYEVGSYVEDKMVAALRKLGGEYVFDVTFGADMTIMEEANELVDRIINKSENLPQFTSCCPSWVKYVETFYPEFIPNLSTTKSPIGIQGAAIKTYFAKEANIDPAKIVNVTITPCTSKKYEISRPEMNSSSKYNNIEGLRDNDYILTTKELAKWIREEDIDFEALEGSNFDDLMGQGSGAGIIFGNSGGVMEAAVRTAYHVLTGERPTKELLDFKPVRGLEGVKEATLQIEDKVIKVAAVQTTNNAEALMEKIKSGEVDYQFVEVMTCKGGCIGGAGQPKQPKKKVTNEIRLKRIEGLYNKDAHINVKCSYENPEVIKAYDEFFEKPLSHVSHELLHTEFDSKYYMLGRGDVKVDNAKSEEKSIG from the coding sequence ATGAAACATTTATTTACAGAAAAAGTTGTACCAGTAGAATTAGACAATCCAGCTATACAAATTGATTACGATAAGTGCATAAAGTGCGGATTATGTAAACGTACTTGTGATAATGATATAGCTGTTGCTGGAAGATTTAACCTAGAGGAAACAGGTGATGTAGCTATATGTATACATTGTGGACAATGTGCAGTAGCATGTCCAGTAGGAGCTATAACTCAAGTAGAAGACTATCAAAAAGTTAAAGAAGCTATAAATGATCCTGAAAAAATAGTAATATTTAATACAGCTCCAGCAGTTAGAGTTGCACTTGGAGAAGAGTTTGGATATGAAGTAGGTTCATATGTTGAAGATAAAATGGTAGCTGCACTTAGAAAATTAGGTGGAGAGTATGTATTTGATGTAACTTTTGGTGCGGATATGACAATAATGGAAGAAGCAAATGAGTTAGTTGACAGAATCATCAATAAAAGTGAGAACTTACCTCAATTTACAAGTTGTTGTCCATCTTGGGTTAAGTATGTAGAAACTTTCTACCCAGAGTTTATACCAAATCTATCTACAACTAAAAGTCCAATAGGTATACAAGGAGCTGCTATAAAAACATACTTTGCTAAAGAAGCAAATATAGATCCAGCTAAAATAGTAAATGTAACAATAACACCATGTACATCTAAAAAATATGAAATAAGTAGACCTGAAATGAATTCTTCTAGCAAATACAATAATATAGAAGGATTAAGAGACAATGATTACATATTAACTACTAAAGAGCTAGCTAAGTGGATAAGAGAAGAAGATATAGATTTTGAAGCTTTAGAAGGTTCTAACTTTGATGACCTAATGGGACAAGGTAGTGGAGCTGGTATTATATTTGGTAATAGTGGTGGAGTTATGGAAGCTGCAGTAAGAACAGCTTATCATGTATTAACAGGAGAGAGACCAACTAAAGAATTATTAGATTTTAAGCCAGTTAGAGGTCTTGAAGGAGTTAAAGAAGCTACACTTCAAATAGAAGATAAAGTTATAAAAGTTGCTGCTGTTCAAACTACAAATAATGCGGAAGCTTTAATGGAAAAAATAAAAAGTGGTGAAGTAGATTATCAATTTGTAGAGGTAATGACATGTAAAGGTGGATGTATAGGTGGGGCTGGACAACCTAAACAGCCTAAAAAGAAAGTAACTAATGAAATAAGATTAAAGCGTATAGAAGGATTATACAATAAAGATGCTCATATAAATGTAAAATGTAGCTATGAAAACCCAGAAGTTATAAAAGCTTATGATGAATTCTTTGAAAAACCATTATCTCATGTATCTCATGAACTTTTACATACAGAATTTGATTCTAAATATTATATGTTAGGTCGTGGAGATGTTAAAGTTGATAATGCTAAAAGTGAAGAAAAAAGCATTGGATAA